Proteins from one Elgaria multicarinata webbii isolate HBS135686 ecotype San Diego chromosome 3, rElgMul1.1.pri, whole genome shotgun sequence genomic window:
- the SPRY4 gene encoding protein sprouty homolog 4, whose amino-acid sequence MEPRMPHNITVVPNSTLVQPVLDSRIPYGRLQHPLTILPIDQMKTTHIENDYIDNPTLAQLAAQKHPRGHHEPPLHPQRCEPDITHPWISFSGRPSSISSSSSTSSDQRLLDHMAPAPVADQSSPRAVRIQPKAINCKPLDLKGPTSQELDKHFLLCEACGKCKCKECALPRTLPSCWLCNQECLCSAQNLVNYSTCMCLVKGVFYHCTNEDDEGSCADHPCSCSHSNCCARWSFMSALSLVLPCLLCYLPATGCVKLSQRCYDHVSRPGCRCKNTNSVICKASLEGKAGSRPEKPF is encoded by the coding sequence ATGGAGCCTCGGATGCCTCACAACATTACCGTGGTTCCCAATTCCACCCTGGTACAGCCTGTCCTGGACAGCCGTATCCCATATGGCAGGCTGCAGCATCCTCTGACGATCCTGCCGATTGACCAAATGAAGACCACGCACATTGAGAACGACTACATTGACAATCCCACTTTGGCCCAGCTGGCTGCTCAGAAGCATCCCCGGGGCCACCACgaaccccccctccacccccagcgaTGCGAGCCAGACATCACCCACCCATGGATCTCCTTCAGCGGGCGGCCCAGctccatcagcagcagcagcagcacgtcTTCCGATCAGAGGCTTTTGGATCACATGGCCCCGGCCCCGGTGGCAGACCAGTCCTCCCCTAGGGCGGTCCGGATACAGCCCAAGGCGATCAATTGCAAGCCCCTGGATCTGAAGGGGCCGACCTCTCAGGAGCTGGACAAGCACTTCTTGCTGTGTGAAGCCTGTGGAAAATGCAAGTGCAAGGAGTGTGCCCTGCCGAGGACTCTGCCGTCCTGTTGGCTCTGCAATCAGGAGTGCCTGTGCTCGGCTCAGAACCTGGTCAATTACTCCACCTGCATGTGCCTGGTGAAGGGCGTCTTCTACCACTGCACCAACGAGGACGACGAGGGCTCCTGCGCCGACcatccctgctcctgctcccatTCGAACTGCTGCGCCCGGTGGTCTTTCATGAGCGCCCTCTCTCTGGTCCTGCCGTGTCTGCTGTGCTACCTGCCGGCTACCGGCTGCGTGAAGCTGTCACAGCGCTGCTACGACCATGTGAGTCGGCCTGGATGTCGGTGTAAAAATACGAACAGCGTGATCTGTAAAGCCTCCCTGGAAGGGAAAGCTGGCAGCAGACCAGAGAAGCCATTTTGA